The Alosa sapidissima isolate fAloSap1 chromosome 8, fAloSap1.pri, whole genome shotgun sequence genome contains a region encoding:
- the ptgesl gene encoding prostaglandin E synthase 2, which yields MGVYVKSKMAAACVRTLGKVGRLVLETPACRTANSYALVPKITLNGSKRAYGTGTGGFRSIPFFTTHLRSARVLGCAFLLGGGLGLYQTVKLTFQRHLAEEEAQPFKSSAEVKLTLYQYKTCPFCSKVRAFLDYHGLPYEIVEVNPVMRKEIKWSTYRKVPILMVNDSVQLNDSSVIISSLKTFLVSREKTIPQILECYPEMTTRNDSGKEVVEFNNKYWIMVTGGEEETLYPDKGARKEEMKWRKWADDWLVHLISPNVYRTPGEALASFDYIVREGKFGTFEGFFAKYVGAGAMWLISKRLKNKHNLQNDVRQDLYKAVNDWVAAIGKQRKFMGGGEPNLADLAVFGVLRVMEGLQAFDDMMENTKVKPWYRRMEKATQHKEPSVASFGSCSPPSKKDTI from the exons ATGGGAGTTTATGTAAAATCCAAGATGGCAGCTGCCTGTGTAAGAACGCTGGGTAAGGTCGGCAGGCTGGTATTGGAGACACCAGCTTGCCGGACAGCGAACAGTTATGCCTTGGTACCGAAAATTACTCTTAATGGATCTAAAAGAGCATACGGAACCGGTACTGGAGGGTTCCGGTCTATACCCTTCTTTACGACCCATCTGCGTAGCGCGAGGGTGCTGGGATGTGCGTTCTTGCTCGGTGGTGGGCTAGGTCTGTATCAGACTGTTAAATTAACTTTCCAGCGTCACCTTGCAGAAGAAGAGGCACAA CCATTTAAATCCAGTGCAGAAGTGAAACTGACCCTTTACCAGTACAAAACCTGCCCCTTCTGCAGTAAAGTGCGGGCGTTCTTGGATTACCATGGGCTACCCTATGAGATTGTGGAGGTTAACCCAGTAATGCGGAAGGAGATTAAGTGGTCCACCTACAGAAAAGTCCCCATCTTGATGGTGAACGACTCGGTG CAACTGAACGATTCATCCGTCATTATTAGTTCTCTGAAGACCTTCTTAGTCAGCAG GGAGAAAACGATTCCTCAAATCCTTGAGTGCTACCCAGAGATGACGACGAGGAACGACAGTGGAAAGGAGGTGGTGGAGTTCAACAACAAGTACTGGATCATGGTGAccggtggagaggaggagacactGTACCCAGACAAGGGGGCAAGGAA AGAGGAGATGAAATGGCGCAAGTGGGCTGATGACTGGCTCGTCCACCTCATCTCCCCCAACGTCTACCGTACGCCTGGCGAGGCCTTGGCGTCCTTCGACTACATTGTGCGCGAGGGCAAGTTTGGCACCTTTGAGGGCTTCTTTGCCAAGTATGTAGGAGCTGGCGCCATGTGGCTCATCTCAAAGAGACTCAAAAATAA aCACAACCTGCAGAACGACGTGAGGCAGGACCTTTACAAGGCTGTGAATGACTGGGTGGCAGCCATCGGCAAACAGAGGAAGTTTATGGGAGGGGGTGAGCCCAACCTCGCAGATCTG gCCGTGTTCGGCGTGCTGAGAGTGATGGAAGGGCTTCAGGCGTTTGACGACATGATGGAGAACACCAAGGTCAAGCCGTGGTACCGGCGCATGGAGAAGGCCACCCAGCACAAGGAGCCTTCAGTGGCTAGCTTTGGAAGCTGCTCGCCGCCTTCAAAAAAAGATACAATTTAG
- the odf2b gene encoding outer dense fiber protein 2b, translated as MKTRSHSPPIHVHVPESTALHVHLKRGQSCTASQLVQNERPGILRATAKVRAKVPWIPPGKSTAPRDQYKWEGSSHCLEITPVPQSDAGSSPLKLADLSRDDQGEEGRCDSRSKYDRRADSLMSEGDPLMRKVKLQEKRHLLERQSEHLDTCQRLIGVQEEQLAEASKELQESRRANTDLRRSLEQMQEDAAHSRAEGGAQGRAGQGDIDVLLRTLVEAEIDGEAAAKQVAALRDLVSQLKQEKKLSRPDAALLGKQHEVLVKKLEAFENTNRALRQLLRDQHGRETDAMREMDEREVLLKRLAESEAEKMRLEAKLSTKMREAIQKAENLEGEKDLAKSSRYLSKALETTHSHLQKQLRKKEAENNQLGAQIEAMEATLQQQRAEMQALQEQIRELQRHQEVDQEALRQAGQSQRQRAEQSEGHASRLATQLQETEAQLADALSSAEELRSRHTKELRERKQQDLELIALKTRVTELTDELQTAGDKFRLEKEGLLDRLHRLTSESSSTRLENQRLRTTLSGTEDRLSASQSELQQLKSTIRDFENLVDGYKTQVQKTREESEEYQARLEAREREVRGLRAEGEREVEGVRRRVRELEPLGEALRRSEEQLKEAQEQEESHRRRSAEQSEALREIRLKVEQQSGRIETLQEKNLLLLEENKHLRRSVDTMDRRLQEANRQSGELLETLSKRDERVRSSQQRLEEKNRENELLCRQLEEARGEAHRQVEQSLDRALTKERTVQAKALDLETQLNVAKSEMNQLRRCKDEMERRMQGRLEELKKKLEESDSTNRSLQSYVHYLKASYSNVFGDSFLTSTARAHM; from the exons atgaAGACACGTTCCCACTCGCCACCCATTCACGTCCATGTTCCCGAATCGACCGCCTTGCATGTTCACCTGAAGAGGGGTCAAAGTTGCACTGCCTCCCAGTTGGTCCAG AATGAAAGGCCGGGGATTCTACGGGCCACTGCTAAGGTAAGGGCCAAGGTTCCCTGGATACCGCCCGGGAAGAGCACCGCCCCTCGGGATCAGTACAAGTGGGAG GGTTCTTCCCACTGTTTGGAGATCACTCCTGTTCCCCAGTCCGACGCAGGCTCCTCTCCGCTGAAGCTAGCCGACCTGTCCAGAGATGACCAAGGGGAGGAGGGGCGATGTGACAGCAGGAGCAAATATGACCGGAGGGCGGACTCGCTCATGTCAGAGGGTGATCCACTGATGAGAAAG GTGAAGCTGCAGGAGAAGAGGCATCTCTTGGAGCGCCAGTCGGAGCACCTGGACACCTGTCAGCGCCTGATCGGCGTGCAGGAGGAGCAACTGGCCGAGGCCAGTAAGGAGCTGCAGGAGTCCAGGAGGGCCAACACAGACCTGAGGCGCTCCCTGGAGCAGATGCAGGAGGACGCAGCACACAGCAG GGCCGAGGGTGGAGCGCAGGGAAGGGCTGGGCAGGGTGACATCGACGTCCTGCTCAGGACCCTGGTGGAGGCCGAGATCGACGGAGAGGCAGCGGCCAAGCAGGTGGCAGCTCTGCGGGATCTGGTCAGTCAGCTGAAGCAG GAGAAGAAGCTGTCCAGGCCAGACGCCGCCCTGCTGGGAAAGCAGCACGAGGTGCTGGTCAAGAAGCTGGAGGCGTTCGAGAACACCAACCGCGCCCTCCGGCAACTCCTACGTGATCAGCATGGCCGAGAG ACGGACGCGATGCGGGAGATGGATGAGAGGGAGGTGCTCCTGAAGAGACTGGCCGAGTCTGAAGCTGAGAAGATG AGGCTGGAGGCTAAACTCAGCACCAAGATGAGAGAGGCCATTCAGAAAGCAGAAAACCTGGAAGGGGAGAAG GACCTTGCTAAAAGCTCCAGATACCTGTCCAAGGCTCTGGAGACGACCCACAGCCACCTGCAGAAGCAGCTACGCAAGAAGGAGGCCGAGAACAACCAGCTGGGAGCACAGATTGAG gcgaTGGAGGCCACCCTGCAGCAGCAGCGGGCAGAGATGCAGGCTCTCCAGGAGCAGATCCGGGAGCTACAGCGCCACCAAGAGGTGGACCAGGAAGCGTTGCGCCAGGCCGGCCAATCACAGAGGCAGAGGGCGGAGCAGAGTGAGGGCCATGCCTCCCGGCTCGCCACCCAGCTGCAGGAGACG GAGGCCCAGCTGGCCGACGCCCTGTCCAGCGCAGAGGAGCTGCGCTCACGCCACACCAAGGAGCTCAGGGAGAGGAAGCAGCAGGACCTGGAGCTCATCGCCCTCAAGAC CCGTGTGACTGAGCTGACAGACGAGCTGCAGACAGCTGGGGATAAGTTCCGTCTGGAGAAGGAGGGCCTACTGGACCGCCTCCATCGCCTTACATCTGAGTCCTCCTCCACCCGCCTGGAGAACCAGAGACTCAGG ACCACCCTCTCTGGGACGGAGGACAGGCTCAGTGCGTCGCAGTCCGAGCTCCAACAGCTGAAGAGCACCATCAGGGACTTTGAGAACCTAGTGGACGGCTACAAGACTCAG gtgCAGAAGACGCGTGAGGAGTCGGAGGAGTATCAGGCGAGGCTGGAGGCGCGTGAGCGGGAGGTGCGGGGGTTGCGTGCGGAGGGTGAgcgggaggtggagggggtgcGGAGGCGCGTGCGGGAGCTGGAGCCCCTCGGGGAGGCGCTGCGGAGGAGCGAGGAGCAGCTGAAGGAGGCGcaagagcaggaggagagccACCGCAGGAGGAGCGCAGAGCAGAGCGAAGCACTGAGGGAGATCAGACTCAAG GTGGAGCAGCAGAGCGGCCGCATAGAGACGCTGCAGGAGAAgaacctgctgctgctggaggagaACAAACACCTGAGGCGCTCAGTGGACACTATGGACAG aCGCCTGCAGGAGGCCAACAGGCAGAGTGGGGAGCTGCTGGAGACGCTGTCCAAGCGTGACGAGAGGGTGAGGAGCTCACAGCAGCGTCTGGAGGAGAAGAATCGGGAGAACGAGCTTCTCTGCAGGCAGCTGGAGGAGGCGCGGGGGGAGGCGCACAGACAG GTTGAGCAGAGCCTGGACCGTGCGTTGACCAAAGAGCGGACGGTGCAGGCCAAAGCCCTGGACCTGGAGACCCAGCTGAACGTGGCCAAGTCTGAGATGAACCAGCTACGCCGCTGCAAGGACGAG ATGGAGCGTCGTATGCAGGGCCGCCTGGAGGAGCTGAAGAAGAAGCTGGAGGAGTCGGACAGCACCAACCGCAGCCTGCAGAGCTACGTCCACTACCTCAAGGCCTCCTACAGCAACGTGTTCGGAGACTCCTTCCTGACCAGCACGGCACGCGCGCACATGTGA